The DNA window CGGCCTGCTCCACTTGGGCCCGCAGCGATTCGAGCTGCTGCTGGCTCTCAAAGTCCTGATCGGCGAGGCGTTCGGTCCGTTTCAGCTGGGACCGAAGCCCGCGAAGGTTGGCCTGGGCGCCCTGCGCCTCCGCCTTGGCGGTCCGGAGGGCGGCTTCCGCCTGTCGAACCTGTTGCTCGTAGGTGACGCGCCGGAGGCGCACGAGGGGCTCGCCCTTCTCCACGTAGTCGCCCGTCTGTGCCTCCACGGCGACGACCGGCTGGCTCAATTCCGAGTAGATGGCCGTTTGGTTGCGCGCCCGAACCGTGCCGCTCATCCGTTCCTCCAGCGGGAGGGTTCCGTCGCGGGCCTGCACGGCCTCCACGGAGGGGGGAGAGCTGTTGCCCTGTCCCCGGCGGGAGGCGTCTCCCTCGCCGGAGGACGAGCCACAACCGCTTAGCAAGAGGAAAAACGTGAGACCGACGAAAGCCAACCGGGCCATGAGTGGATGCGGAGGAACTGGGAAAGGGATGTAAAAATAATACCGAATGGGCGCCGATGATGTGCCCCCCTAGCACCGGGGATGGCAGCATCGTTGCGCTTGTAGGAGGGTGCCTCTCTGGATCGAGAGGGCATACGCACCCGTCCATTCACTGCAGGTTTCTGGGCCGTCGATCAGTTGCACGACTGACGGTTCCAACTACACCTCGGCGCCGCGGAAATCAGACGGTTCCGCTTCGGAGAGCCGCCTGGGGGGGTTGCCTTTCATGCACGCTGGCCCATAGGTCATGACGGACACGTATCACACCCTTGACGGCTCGGGGCGGGCCGAGCACACCGTCGACGGGTCCCGGTTCCTGGCGGAGGCGGCCGCGGTGGCGAGCCGGGCGGCGGCCGAAGAGACAATTGCTGCCGTCCGCGCCCGGGAGCACAAGGCCACCCACCATTGTTCGGCGTACCGACTGGGCGTGACCGGCGACACGTTTCGGTACGACGACGATGGGGAGCCGAGCGGCACTGCGGGCCGGCCCATCCTCCGTCAGATTGACGCGTGCGATCTCACAAACACGCTCGTCGTGGTGACGCGCTACTTTGGCGGGACGGAGTTGGGGACGGGAGGCCTGGCACGGGCCTACGGCGACGCCGCGGCCGCGGCGCTGGAGCGAGCGGACAAGGTCGAGCGCGTCGTGCGGACGCCGCTCCGGATTCGGTACGACTACGACGACACTGCCCCTGCGGAGCGGGTGCTCCGGCAGTTCGACGCGGACGTGCGGGCCAGCGAGTACACCGACGTGACGACCCTGACCGTTGGCGTGCGACAATCAGAGGTGGATGCGTTCGTTGACGCCTTTACGAATGCCCTCTCCGATCGCGGCGACGTGTTGCGAGTTGGGCGTTGAGGGTTGGGCGTTGAGCGTTGAGGATTGGGCGTTGCGCAAGTGTGCGCATTTTTTCCACCCGTGCCCCCCCTCCCGCACTCAACTCCCGCGCCCCCACGCTCACTTATATTGCTCCATCGCGGCCACGGCCAACTCGTCGGCCATAATGTTCAACTCGTCGTCGGCGTGGCCCTTCACCCAGACCCAGTCGACCTCGTGCCGGTCCGCCTCCTCGAGGAGCGCCTTCCACAGGTCCTGGTTCTTGACGTCGTCGTTCGAGGAGGTCTGCCAGTTGTTGTCCTGCCAACTGTCGAGCCATCCCTCGTTGAACGCCTTCGAGAGGTACTCGCTGTCGGTGTGGAGCGCGACCCGACTCCGGTCGTCGAGGGCCCGGAGCGCCTCCAGGGCGGCCGTCAGCTCCATCCGGTTGTTGGTGGTATGGGGCTCCCCGCCGGTGAGCGGATCGGTGGCGTCCGAGTCGTCGTCGGGGAGGAGGATGGCGGCCCAGCCGCCGGGCCCCGGATTCCCGCTGCAGGCGCCGTCGGTGTAGATGGTGACCTCGTTCATAAAGCCGAAAAAGCAAAAGAGAGAGCGAATGCTTTCAAACGTACGCGGCGGGGCCGGACAGGTCCAGGACCGCGCCGAAAAAGCCCCGTGAAAACCTTGAGTGCAGGGCGGGCGTAAAGCAAAACCACGCACTTCCAATTCTAGACCAACCCGGGACTCATCCCTTCGGGCCCAGCATGAAGTTTCTTGATCAGGTCGATCTCAGGGTAAGCAGTGGCGACGGCGGCAAAGGCGTCGTGGCGTGGCGCCGGGAAAAGTATGTCCCCAAAGGCGGCCCGTCGGGGGGCGACGGGGGAGACGGGGGCTCGGTGTACGTGGAGGCCGACGAGAACCTCTACACGCTGATGGACCTGAGTCACAACACCCAGGTCTTTGCGGAGGACGGCGAGCCGGGGGGGCGCCGCGAGCAGACGGGGGCTTCGGGCGAGGACAAGGTCATTCGGGTGCCGCCCGGAACCGTGGTGAAAACACAGACGGGGGAGGTCCTCGGGGAGGTTGTGGAGCCGGGCCAGCGCATCTGCGTCGCCGAAGGGGGACAGGGGGGACGGGGCAACGCCTTCTTCAAGTCGAGCACGAACCAGGCCCCCCGCGAGTCGCAGCCGGGGGAGCCCGGCGAGGAGCGCGATCTGACGTTCGAGCTCAAGCTGATGGCGGACGTGGGGCTCGTCGGCTTTCCGAATGCGGGGAAGAGCACGCTCGTGTCGTCCGTGTCGGCCGCGGAGCCGGAGGTGGCGGACTACCCGTTCACGACGCTCACCCCCCAGCTGGGAATGGTCTACGTGAGCGAGTACGAAACCTTCGTGATGGCCGACATTCCCGGCATCATCGAGGACGCGCACGAGGGAAAGGGCCTCGGGCTCCAATTCCTTCGCCACATCGAGCGCACGTCGGTCCTATTGTTCGTCATTCCCATTACGTCGCAGGACCTGGGCGAAGAGTACGAGGCGCTCCTGCACGAGCTGGAGTCCCACGAGGCCAGTCTTCTCGACAAGCCCCGTGTCGTGGCGCTGTCGAAGATTGATATCCTGGCGCCCGACGAGCGAGCGCTGCTGCCCGACGTGGTCGCCGATGAGTTTCCGGACGATGTGCCCCTCCTTCCGATTAGCGCCGTGGCCGACGTGGGCCTCGACCAACTGAAGTACACCCTCTTCGACACCGTCCACTCCACGCAATCGGCGGACGCAATCGACGCATGAGACTTCCCCTGCCGGACGACGACGAACCGCCCGGCCAACACCAGGCCAGCGACCAGCGGGCCCTGATCGGCCTCTCGCTCGTGTCGGGGGTGGGGCCCCAGCGGCTCCGGGCCCTCCTGGCCGCCTTCGAAACCCCCACTGCGATCTTTCGGGCCTCGCGGTCGACCCTGACGCAGGTGGACGGGGTGGGCGACCAGACTGCCGAGGCCATCCTCACGTTCGACGACCGGGCGGCCGTGCGGCGGGAAATGGAACGGGCCGACGATTTGGGGGCGTCGCTCGTCTCGCCGTGGGATGCGCGCTTCCCCGATCGCCTCCGCGAAATCTACGACCCGCCCGCGTTCCTGTGGATGCGGGGCACGCTGCCCGAGGACGCCCGCCCGATGGTGACGGTCGTGGGCACCCGCCGCTGCACGGACTACGGGCGGACCCAGGCGCATCACTTTGGGGCCGAGCTGGCCCGCCGCGGCTTTACCGTGGTGAGCGGGCTGGCCTACGGCATCGACGCCGCCGCGCACAAGGGCGCGCTCGACGCCGGCGGCCGCACGGTTGCGGTCCTCGGATCGGGCGTTGGTCACATCTATCCAAAGAAGCATACGGCCCTCGCGGAGCGGATTGCCGAACACGGGGCGGTGCTGTCCGAGTACGGGCTCGACGCGGAGCCGGA is part of the Salinibacter ruber DSM 13855 genome and encodes:
- a CDS encoding IMPACT family protein: MTDTYHTLDGSGRAEHTVDGSRFLAEAAAVASRAAAEETIAAVRAREHKATHHCSAYRLGVTGDTFRYDDDGEPSGTAGRPILRQIDACDLTNTLVVVTRYFGGTELGTGGLARAYGDAAAAALERADKVERVVRTPLRIRYDYDDTAPAERVLRQFDADVRASEYTDVTTLTVGVRQSEVDAFVDAFTNALSDRGDVLRVGR
- the rnhA gene encoding ribonuclease HI, translating into MNEVTIYTDGACSGNPGPGGWAAILLPDDDSDATDPLTGGEPHTTNNRMELTAALEALRALDDRSRVALHTDSEYLSKAFNEGWLDSWQDNNWQTSSNDDVKNQDLWKALLEEADRHEVDWVWVKGHADDELNIMADELAVAAMEQYK
- the obgE gene encoding GTPase ObgE, which produces MKFLDQVDLRVSSGDGGKGVVAWRREKYVPKGGPSGGDGGDGGSVYVEADENLYTLMDLSHNTQVFAEDGEPGGRREQTGASGEDKVIRVPPGTVVKTQTGEVLGEVVEPGQRICVAEGGQGGRGNAFFKSSTNQAPRESQPGEPGEERDLTFELKLMADVGLVGFPNAGKSTLVSSVSAAEPEVADYPFTTLTPQLGMVYVSEYETFVMADIPGIIEDAHEGKGLGLQFLRHIERTSVLLFVIPITSQDLGEEYEALLHELESHEASLLDKPRVVALSKIDILAPDERALLPDVVADEFPDDVPLLPISAVADVGLDQLKYTLFDTVHSTQSADAIDA
- the dprA gene encoding DNA-processing protein DprA gives rise to the protein MRLPLPDDDEPPGQHQASDQRALIGLSLVSGVGPQRLRALLAAFETPTAIFRASRSTLTQVDGVGDQTAEAILTFDDRAAVRREMERADDLGASLVSPWDARFPDRLREIYDPPAFLWMRGTLPEDARPMVTVVGTRRCTDYGRTQAHHFGAELARRGFTVVSGLAYGIDAAAHKGALDAGGRTVAVLGSGVGHIYPKKHTALAERIAEHGAVLSEYGLDAEPDAPHFPERNRILSGLALGTLVVESYAEGGALITARLALEQNREVFAVPGAITKDSSRGTNRLIQNGHAKLVMEVDDLLEELPAVVVDDPDTVDAETVSSGAGRDPTEELSGEAERLYDALSETPVHIDALCEETGLSPSEALPTLLELEFQGWVRQLAGKQFRRS